The following coding sequences lie in one Euhalothece natronophila Z-M001 genomic window:
- the pipX gene encoding transcriptional coactivator PipX — translation MNNNETYLNHPTFGLLYRVCVVEQNREIYTTLYAQRLFFLVITTDTGLSFEPKSRSEARLIIENQLRKLRRSGSQEEYSALSKTYRNLFQ, via the coding sequence ATGAATAATAACGAAACCTATCTCAATCACCCCACTTTTGGATTACTGTATCGGGTTTGTGTCGTTGAGCAAAACCGAGAAATTTATACTACCCTTTATGCTCAGCGCTTGTTTTTCCTAGTGATAACCACAGACACAGGCTTATCTTTTGAACCAAAAAGTCGTTCTGAAGCACGGTTAATCATTGAAAACCAACTACGAAAGCTCCGTCGTTCGGGTTCACAAGAAGAATATTCCGCTTTGAGTAAGACTTATAGAAATCTTTTTCAATGA
- a CDS encoding YggS family pyridoxal phosphate-dependent enzyme, with translation MTGNITKRIQEIQETIPSTVRLIAVTKTVSTEAIREAYEAGIRDFGENKIQEALAKQEKLQDLNDITWHFLGHLQSNKVKQALLHFHWIHTCDRVKIAQRLNRLLGELEITPPNLLLQVKPLKDPNKYGWEIPELLEALPTLNEYQHLKIKGLMTILPLNQSTEETQAAFTKVRDLGQKINIQKDLSFTIEELSMGMSADYPIAIEAGATMIRLGRTIFGERPH, from the coding sequence ATGACTGGTAACATCACAAAACGTATTCAAGAAATTCAAGAGACAATTCCCTCAACGGTAAGACTGATTGCGGTGACAAAAACGGTTTCCACTGAAGCCATCCGAGAAGCCTATGAGGCTGGAATTCGAGACTTTGGGGAAAATAAAATTCAAGAGGCACTTGCTAAGCAGGAGAAGTTACAAGACCTAAATGATATCACTTGGCATTTTTTGGGACATTTACAAAGCAACAAGGTAAAACAAGCTCTCCTCCATTTCCATTGGATTCACACCTGCGATCGCGTTAAAATTGCTCAACGGCTAAACCGTCTCCTCGGAGAATTAGAAATTACGCCTCCGAACCTTCTTCTACAAGTTAAACCTCTCAAAGATCCAAACAAGTACGGTTGGGAAATTCCAGAATTATTAGAAGCTCTTCCTACTCTCAATGAGTATCAACACTTAAAAATCAAAGGATTGATGACAATTTTGCCTCTCAATCAATCTACCGAAGAAACTCAAGCTGCATTTACTAAAGTTCGTGATTTAGGGCAAAAAATCAACATACAAAAAGATCTAAGCTTTACCATAGAAGAACTTTCTATGGGAATGTCTGCAGATTATCCGATCGCGATCGAAGCTGGAGCAACCATGATCCGCCTTGGGCGAACCATTTTTGGCGAACGTCCACATTGA
- a CDS encoding RNA-guided endonuclease InsQ/TnpB family protein codes for MLVSYQFKLKPKLSQVNVMEQWLNMLRAHYNYCLRDRIESYEQVKSPKLGNYCDLDTESECCPLTCSVSKNSNLGSPYKSNGKKRNAYEHQSSELSTLKKARPWYREIHSTVLQQNLKRLEVAFKNFFEGRGYPKFKTRQRFKSFNYPPNQVQVTGNKIYLPKIGWMRFFQSRPFPEGFALRSVTVRRKADGWYVSIGLENQDVPQSSPKNIEEISSVVGGDLGSNKLLALSNGEQIANPQFEKRLERTKIIRQRRASRKKRGSKNQKKAYQELARLDQKIVNQRTDYQWKVANQLVRLADVIVLEDLNIKGMIKRCQPKQDENGNYLKNGQSAKRALNRLIRDCSWGELKLKIQSVAAKFGCLVVEVNPKHTSQQCSACGQIDRENRKGEKFACIECGHVQDADNQAAINIANRGLEQLNVSLSKLLGVTQEVTANSEVTEDTGNSEETSVSLETEPSNPKQLVLFEWMEEQVTGSPESPVIATQEARAGEEVNVDVRQKWFAQGGSWLLQLRSRSDNLQTFP; via the coding sequence ATGCTTGTCTCGTATCAGTTCAAACTAAAACCAAAACTCTCTCAAGTTAATGTAATGGAGCAGTGGCTAAATATGCTTCGCGCTCATTACAACTACTGTTTGCGAGATAGAATTGAAAGTTACGAACAAGTTAAATCGCCTAAGTTAGGTAACTATTGTGATCTAGATACGGAATCCGAATGTTGTCCTTTAACTTGCTCGGTTTCTAAAAATTCCAACTTAGGATCTCCCTATAAATCTAATGGTAAGAAGCGAAACGCTTACGAGCATCAATCTTCAGAATTAAGTACCCTGAAAAAGGCTCGTCCTTGGTATCGTGAAATCCATTCCACAGTTCTACAGCAAAACTTGAAAAGATTAGAGGTAGCTTTCAAGAACTTCTTTGAAGGGAGAGGGTATCCTAAGTTTAAGACCAGACAACGGTTTAAGAGTTTTAACTATCCTCCCAACCAAGTCCAAGTCACGGGGAACAAAATCTATTTACCTAAAATTGGGTGGATGAGATTTTTTCAGTCTCGTCCTTTTCCTGAAGGCTTCGCTCTAAGAAGTGTGACCGTAAGGAGAAAAGCAGATGGTTGGTATGTTTCCATTGGATTAGAGAATCAAGATGTACCTCAGTCTTCTCCAAAAAACATTGAGGAGATAAGTTCAGTGGTGGGAGGAGATTTAGGTTCAAATAAACTATTAGCTTTAAGTAACGGAGAGCAAATAGCGAATCCTCAATTTGAGAAACGATTAGAACGCACTAAAATCATCAGACAAAGACGAGCCAGTAGAAAAAAGAGAGGTTCTAAAAACCAGAAGAAAGCCTACCAAGAATTAGCTCGACTAGACCAAAAGATTGTTAATCAAAGAACGGATTATCAATGGAAGGTAGCTAACCAGTTAGTCAGATTGGCTGATGTCATTGTTTTAGAAGATTTGAATATCAAGGGGATGATTAAGCGATGTCAACCAAAGCAAGATGAAAATGGAAACTATCTTAAAAATGGTCAGTCTGCTAAGAGAGCATTAAATCGGTTAATCCGAGATTGTTCTTGGGGAGAACTCAAGCTAAAAATACAGTCGGTAGCTGCGAAGTTTGGCTGTCTTGTGGTTGAAGTTAACCCTAAACATACATCTCAACAATGTTCGGCTTGTGGACAGATTGACAGAGAAAATCGGAAAGGCGAAAAGTTTGCTTGTATTGAATGTGGTCATGTTCAGGACGCAGACAATCAGGCTGCGATTAACATCGCAAACAGAGGGCTCGAACAATTAAATGTTAGTCTGTCTAAGCTACTGGGGGTCACTCAGGAAGTTACGGCTAACTCTGAAGTAACAGAGGACACTGGAAACAGTGAGGAGACATCAGTTTCGTTGGAGACTGAGCCTAGCAACCCTAAACAACTGGTATTGTTTGAGTGGATGGAGGAGCAGGTAACTGGTTCTCCCGAATCCCCCGTTATAGCGACGCAAGAAGCGCGGGCGGGGGAGGAGGTCAATGTGGACGTTCGCCAAAAATGGTTCGCCCAAGGCGGATCATGGTTGCTCCAGCTTCGATCGCGATCGGATAATCTGCAGACATTCCCATAG
- a CDS encoding cell division protein SepF, whose translation MSNVFNKLKDFVGFNEPVDLEDDDLGYDEDDAYPAEEPTVPVATERPNRRAVSQSSNRFAASSRETTSSTSKSNVIGMPGTNNNGLNEIVVIEPQSFEKMPEVIQALRERKTVLLNLNMMEPDEAQRAVDFVAGGTYAIDGNQERVGESIFLFTPNCVNVTSRSHSTPSATQTAASGQVQQMATATANWHKPEDSIAQ comes from the coding sequence GTGAGTAACGTATTTAACAAATTAAAGGATTTTGTTGGCTTTAATGAGCCAGTGGATCTTGAAGACGACGATCTTGGGTATGATGAGGATGATGCCTATCCTGCTGAAGAACCAACAGTTCCCGTGGCAACAGAACGTCCAAACCGACGTGCCGTAAGCCAGTCATCCAATCGCTTTGCTGCCTCTTCTAGAGAAACCACTAGCTCTACTTCTAAAAGTAATGTGATTGGTATGCCAGGAACGAACAATAATGGACTCAATGAAATTGTCGTCATTGAGCCACAATCTTTCGAGAAAATGCCAGAGGTGATTCAAGCTCTCCGCGAACGAAAAACGGTTCTCCTTAACTTAAATATGATGGAGCCGGATGAAGCGCAACGAGCCGTAGATTTTGTTGCCGGTGGAACCTATGCCATTGATGGCAATCAAGAGCGCGTCGGAGAAAGTATTTTTCTCTTTACGCCCAACTGTGTCAATGTTACCAGTCGCTCTCATAGTACCCCCTCTGCTACCCAAACGGCAGCTTCAGGGCAAGTACAACAGATGGCAACTGCTACAGCAAACTGGCATAAACCAGAGGATTCGATCGCGCAGTAA
- the proC gene encoding pyrroline-5-carboxylate reductase: MSIRFGMIGGGVMGEAILSRLLAQEFYAPEAVLVSDPSQERREALEQRYQVQVTDSNRKVMQSASEVLLLAVKPQVLPKIESDWDGAQENLEHRPLLISILAGIPILRLKAGLDPLPVVRVMPNTNATVGQGMSAIASGSGLRPEQLTLAKDILSTVGKVVEVPESAMDAVTGVSGSGPAYVAMLVESLADGGVAAGLSRQVALELAMQTVLGTATLLQEEQLHPAQLKDRVTSPGGTTIAGVAELEAAGFRSAIMKAVQAAKARSEELGK, translated from the coding sequence GTGTCTATACGATTTGGAATGATTGGTGGCGGGGTAATGGGTGAAGCAATCCTTTCTCGCCTCCTTGCACAAGAATTTTACGCTCCAGAAGCGGTTTTAGTGAGTGACCCTTCACAGGAAAGACGGGAAGCCCTAGAACAACGCTATCAGGTACAGGTTACCGATAGTAACCGCAAGGTGATGCAGTCGGCTTCAGAAGTGCTATTACTAGCGGTGAAGCCTCAAGTATTACCGAAAATTGAGTCAGATTGGGATGGGGCGCAGGAAAATTTAGAGCATCGTCCTTTGTTAATCTCTATTTTGGCTGGCATCCCAATTTTACGGTTAAAAGCAGGGTTAGACCCATTGCCAGTGGTGCGGGTAATGCCGAATACGAATGCAACAGTCGGGCAAGGTATGAGCGCGATCGCGTCAGGATCAGGATTACGCCCAGAGCAACTGACTCTTGCTAAAGATATCCTCAGTACTGTGGGCAAAGTGGTAGAAGTGCCAGAAAGTGCCATGGATGCCGTAACAGGGGTTTCAGGGTCAGGGCCAGCCTATGTTGCCATGTTAGTAGAGTCTTTAGCTGATGGTGGAGTTGCTGCTGGCTTATCTCGCCAAGTGGCCTTAGAACTAGCTATGCAGACGGTATTAGGAACGGCGACGCTGTTGCAAGAAGAACAACTACATCCCGCCCAACTGAAAGATCGCGTCACGAGCCCCGGTGGAACAACGATTGCTGGCGTTGCCGAGTTAGAAGCTGCTGGGTTTCGTTCGGCGATTATGAAGGCAGTACAGGCGGCAAAAGCGCGATCGGAAGAACTTGGGAAATAA
- a CDS encoding peroxiredoxin — MTEGCLRVGQQAPDFTATAVEDQEFKTVKLSDYRGQYVVLFFYPLDFTFVCPTEITSFSDRAQEFKDLNTQVMGVSVDSEFSHLAWIQTERKNGGVGDLNIPLVSDIKKEISSAYNVLDPDGGVALRGLFIIDKEGTIQHATINNLAFGRNVDEVLRTLQAIQHVQANPDEVCPEGWKPGEKTMNPDPVKSKVYFASVS, encoded by the coding sequence ATGACCGAAGGATGCCTTAGAGTTGGACAACAAGCCCCAGACTTCACTGCCACCGCAGTAGAAGACCAAGAATTTAAAACCGTTAAACTCTCTGATTATCGTGGGCAGTACGTGGTTTTATTCTTCTATCCTTTAGACTTTACCTTCGTTTGTCCCACTGAAATTACCTCCTTCAGCGATCGCGCTCAAGAATTTAAAGACCTCAACACCCAAGTAATGGGCGTTTCCGTTGATAGTGAGTTTTCTCACCTCGCTTGGATTCAAACCGAGCGCAAAAACGGTGGCGTTGGCGACTTAAATATTCCTCTAGTTTCTGATATTAAAAAAGAAATTAGCAGTGCTTATAATGTGCTTGATCCTGATGGCGGCGTTGCCCTCAGAGGATTATTTATCATTGATAAGGAAGGAACAATTCAACACGCTACAATTAATAACTTAGCGTTTGGTCGGAATGTGGATGAGGTATTACGCACCCTGCAAGCGATTCAGCACGTACAGGCAAATCCCGACGAAGTTTGCCCTGAAGGCTGGAAACCCGGCGAGAAAACTATGAATCCTGATCCTGTTAAATCCAAAGTTTACTTTGCTTCTGTTTCATAA
- a CDS encoding S1 RNA-binding domain-containing protein: MTSDYNPSPESKANVPFSQDDFEKALSDYDYQFQKGQIVRGQAVNYDNNVAYIDIGGKSPGLLPLKEAALGSVHSFEEVIPFDEELEFLVIREQDADGQVTLSRRELQRQQVWETLQEYESERKPLEMEITGTNRGGIKGDIMGMHGFMPRSHLLASDNLDDLIGQKVTGLLIEVNPEENRLVLSQREAAKADAMGDIIAGRLVEGKIVNLKPYGAFVEVAPGVTALLHIKQVSQKRVESLESLFAVGETLKVMIVDVDEHQGRIALSTKELEHYPGQMLEDKAEVMAKAESRVNSGE; encoded by the coding sequence ATGACCTCCGATTATAATCCATCTCCTGAATCTAAAGCGAACGTTCCTTTTTCTCAAGACGATTTTGAAAAAGCTCTTTCTGATTACGATTACCAGTTCCAAAAAGGGCAAATTGTACGAGGACAAGCTGTTAATTATGATAATAATGTTGCCTATATTGATATTGGGGGTAAATCCCCAGGACTTCTCCCTCTTAAGGAAGCAGCTTTAGGTTCTGTTCATAGTTTTGAAGAAGTAATTCCTTTCGATGAGGAACTGGAATTTTTAGTGATTCGGGAACAAGATGCCGATGGGCAAGTGACTCTCTCGCGCCGAGAATTACAGCGACAACAAGTATGGGAAACTTTGCAAGAATATGAAAGTGAACGCAAACCTTTAGAAATGGAAATTACCGGAACTAATCGCGGTGGAATTAAAGGCGACATTATGGGGATGCATGGCTTTATGCCGCGATCGCATCTTCTTGCTTCAGATAATTTAGATGATTTAATTGGTCAAAAAGTGACTGGTTTATTGATTGAGGTTAATCCTGAAGAGAACCGCTTAGTTTTATCCCAGCGGGAAGCAGCCAAGGCCGATGCTATGGGAGATATTATTGCCGGTCGCTTGGTTGAAGGCAAAATTGTAAACCTAAAACCCTATGGTGCTTTTGTAGAAGTTGCCCCAGGGGTAACGGCATTACTTCATATTAAACAAGTGAGTCAAAAAAGGGTAGAGTCTCTAGAATCTCTTTTTGCGGTAGGAGAAACCCTTAAGGTAATGATTGTGGATGTGGATGAACATCAAGGACGCATTGCCCTTTCTACTAAGGAATTAGAACATTATCCGGGTCAAATGCTAGAAGATAAAGCAGAAGTAATGGCAAAAGCTGAGTCCCGAGTAAATTCAGGAGAGTAG
- a CDS encoding dienelactone hydrolase family protein — translation MTASNLKTENIKLDAGDVQVDAYLAQPSIGGTYPGVVVIQEVFGVNDHIKDVTNRIAQEGYIAIAPAIYQRQAPGFSVGYSAEELEEGRKYKEQTKASELLNDIQTAINYLKSLPQCQGKGFGCIGFCFGGHVAYLAATLPDIQATASFYGAGIATQTPGGGEPTITRTKDIQGTIYAFFGTEDPLIPLEQVDQIEAELKKQNIPHRIFRYDGADHGFFCDQRASYQPSAAQDAWERVKGLFQEILK, via the coding sequence ATGACTGCTTCTAATTTAAAAACGGAAAATATCAAACTTGATGCGGGAGATGTCCAAGTTGATGCTTATCTCGCTCAACCTAGCATCGGCGGAACTTATCCAGGGGTAGTTGTAATTCAGGAAGTGTTTGGCGTAAATGATCACATTAAAGATGTTACTAATCGCATAGCACAAGAAGGATACATCGCGATCGCGCCAGCAATCTATCAACGACAAGCTCCCGGTTTTTCCGTGGGTTATTCTGCTGAAGAGTTAGAGGAAGGCAGAAAATATAAAGAACAAACCAAAGCCAGTGAACTCCTCAATGATATTCAAACCGCCATTAACTACCTCAAATCTCTTCCTCAATGCCAAGGTAAGGGGTTTGGCTGTATTGGCTTCTGTTTTGGGGGTCATGTTGCCTATTTAGCAGCGACTCTCCCTGATATTCAAGCGACAGCCTCCTTTTATGGGGCTGGTATCGCCACTCAAACTCCTGGGGGTGGTGAACCCACTATTACCCGCACTAAAGACATTCAAGGGACAATTTACGCCTTCTTTGGCACCGAAGACCCCTTAATTCCCTTAGAACAAGTGGATCAAATTGAAGCAGAACTGAAAAAACAGAATATTCCCCATCGCATATTTCGTTATGATGGAGCCGATCACGGCTTTTTCTGTGACCAACGGGCTAGCTACCAACCTAGTGCAGCTCAAGATGCCTGGGAACGAGTAAAAGGATTATTTCAAGAAATTTTGAAATAA
- a CDS encoding ABC transporter ATP-binding protein — MFFHAGKQEVPILKGIDWEANQGSIQLLMGPSGSGKTTFLSILAGLLTPTQGQVYLLGKEITRLSRKKRTAFRRQYIGFIFQNFNLFPALTAAENIEIILNIKGIQGEKARYEAQRLLEEVGLELYANHKPRDLSGGQKQRVAIARALAGNPPLIMADEPTAALDSTSGHRVTELLRRLAKENNCTVLIVTHDPRIRDMADDITYLEDGLLKDKN, encoded by the coding sequence ATGTTTTTTCACGCAGGAAAGCAAGAAGTTCCGATTCTCAAGGGAATTGACTGGGAAGCAAATCAAGGCAGTATTCAGCTTCTAATGGGCCCCTCTGGCTCTGGAAAAACTACATTTCTGTCTATTCTTGCTGGCTTACTGACTCCCACCCAAGGGCAAGTTTACTTATTGGGGAAAGAAATCACACGACTGTCGCGAAAAAAGAGAACTGCTTTTCGTCGCCAATACATTGGATTTATCTTCCAAAATTTTAATTTGTTCCCCGCCCTAACTGCTGCCGAAAATATCGAAATTATCCTGAATATTAAAGGAATACAAGGGGAAAAAGCGCGCTATGAAGCACAACGATTATTAGAAGAAGTAGGATTAGAGTTATATGCCAATCATAAGCCAAGAGATTTATCAGGGGGACAAAAGCAACGGGTAGCGATTGCAAGAGCCTTAGCTGGAAATCCTCCTTTAATTATGGCTGATGAACCTACTGCTGCCCTAGATTCTACCAGTGGACATCGGGTAACGGAGTTACTGCGTCGTTTAGCAAAAGAAAATAATTGTACGGTTTTAATTGTTACCCATGATCCTAGAATTAGAGATATGGCTGATGACATTACTTATTTAGAAGATGGACTCCTCAAAGACAAAAATTAA
- a CDS encoding ABC transporter permease: MVSLARKNLLEDIPRFLVAQAGILFAVTLVTIQTGIFSGFSLSTVKLINNSHADLWVTSDTLVQLELTLPIPVSDLLKARDISGVQRAEGLIFSGAQWFPREGEIERARVIGFNPNSWLYQPERMLEGEIENLNQPYSVIIDTTDQETLQVSGVGDQVQMNSLPAEIVGITESNTSMISNAFVLTSLRNANAYLRAGQTSRVNCQLPQEGSRLECVNVFHPDQQPTETDPEEPPRNLAASDVITFILVEVAPGEEITTVRQELETQLNNVTTYTPDELIQVTQDYWQQRTGIGFILGLGTVVGIIVGIVVVSQILYSSVSDHLKEFGTLKAMGASSQMIYQVIIEQAVWMAILGYLPGMILSLGIAYGININQGTLLLITPTSAIAIFILTLIMCIGSAIFAIQKVNRVDPAVVFKA; the protein is encoded by the coding sequence ATGGTCTCTCTTGCTCGTAAAAACTTATTAGAGGATATTCCGAGATTTTTAGTTGCCCAAGCAGGCATTTTATTCGCGGTGACTCTAGTTACAATTCAAACTGGTATATTCAGTGGTTTTAGTTTATCCACGGTCAAGTTAATCAACAATTCCCATGCTGATCTTTGGGTTACCTCCGACACCTTAGTCCAATTAGAATTGACTCTCCCGATCCCAGTTTCTGACTTACTTAAGGCTCGTGATATTTCAGGGGTGCAACGAGCAGAAGGATTAATTTTTTCTGGCGCGCAATGGTTTCCCAGAGAAGGAGAAATTGAACGCGCTAGAGTCATTGGCTTTAACCCTAATAGTTGGCTGTATCAACCTGAAAGAATGTTAGAAGGAGAGATCGAAAACTTAAATCAGCCTTACAGCGTCATTATAGACACCACAGATCAAGAAACTTTGCAAGTGTCAGGAGTGGGAGACCAAGTGCAAATGAATTCTCTCCCTGCTGAAATTGTTGGGATTACTGAGAGTAATACTTCGATGATTTCTAATGCCTTTGTTCTTACCTCTCTTCGCAATGCCAATGCTTATTTAAGAGCCGGGCAAACTTCACGAGTCAATTGTCAGCTACCCCAAGAAGGTTCGCGACTCGAATGTGTCAATGTCTTTCATCCTGATCAACAACCTACGGAAACTGATCCAGAAGAACCCCCGCGCAATTTAGCCGCTTCTGATGTGATTACTTTTATTTTAGTAGAAGTTGCCCCTGGAGAAGAGATTACAACGGTTCGACAGGAATTAGAAACCCAATTAAACAATGTCACTACTTATACGCCAGACGAATTAATCCAAGTTACTCAAGATTACTGGCAACAGCGCACAGGGATTGGTTTTATTTTAGGCTTAGGGACAGTGGTGGGGATTATTGTCGGCATTGTTGTGGTCAGTCAAATTTTATATTCATCCGTCTCTGACCATCTTAAAGAATTTGGCACTCTGAAAGCGATGGGGGCTTCCTCACAAATGATTTATCAGGTGATCATTGAACAAGCAGTGTGGATGGCAATTTTAGGCTATCTCCCCGGAATGATTCTCTCTTTAGGGATTGCTTATGGCATTAATATTAATCAGGGAACTTTATTATTGATTACCCCCACAAGCGCGATCGCGATTTTTATTCTTACCCTTATCATGTGTATAGGATCTGCAATTTTTGCCATTCAAAAAGTAAATCGAGTTGATCCAGCAGTGGTATTCAAGGCGTAA
- the ppsA gene encoding phosphoenolpyruvate synthase — protein MINTLQKSQSLANKDTALILWYNQVNNQDVGLVGGKNASLGEMIQQLKQQGVNVPDGFATTAYAFRHFIAEARLEEKLRELFAQMDINDVNSLQKTGKKARSLILNTPFPDSLKTAITEAYEELCQRYGDETDVAVRSSATAEDLPEASFAGQQETYLNIHSVQGVLEACHKCFASLFTNRAISYRENKGFDHLAIALSVGVQKMVRSDLASAGVMFSIDTETGFKNAALITAAYGLGENVVQGAVNPDEYLVFKPTLSEGYQPILDKRLGTKGMKMIYDTGGSKQTHNVAVSPRDRAQFCLQDDEILQLARWAITIEDHYSSLRGHHTPMDIEWAKDGLTGEIFIVQARPETVQSQKVGNILQTYQLQDHSTVLATGRSVGSTIGQGKARVIIDAKNIDRFQPGEVLVTKRTDPDWEPIMKQASAIVTDQGGRTCHAAIIAREMGIPAIVGCGDATKLIQSGQEVTVCCSEGEEGKVYEGLLPFQVQENSLEDLPQTHTQILMNIGNPDQAFSLAGIPADGVGLARLEFIITNHIKAHPLALLYFDQLEDERVQDKISELTRGYDYKPDFFVDQLARGVGMIAAAFYPKPVIVRMSDFKTNEYANLLGGNQFEPKEENPMLGWRGASRYCDPNYREAFALECKALKKVRDEMGLTNLVPMIPFCRTPQEGRDVIAEMAKNGLEQGVNGLEVYVMCELPSNVILADQFSDVFDGFSIGSNDLTQLTLGLDRDSGLVAHLFDERDEAVKRMVKLAIETAKKKGRKIGICGQAPSDYPEFAEFLVEAGIDSMSLNPDSVLQTILNIAEVEQRV, from the coding sequence ATGATTAATACCTTACAAAAATCTCAATCACTAGCAAATAAAGATACCGCTCTCATCCTCTGGTACAACCAGGTAAATAACCAAGATGTAGGATTGGTTGGCGGGAAAAATGCCTCTTTAGGGGAGATGATTCAGCAGTTGAAACAGCAAGGGGTGAATGTTCCAGATGGGTTTGCCACCACTGCTTATGCGTTTCGACATTTTATTGCTGAAGCTCGGTTAGAAGAAAAACTGCGAGAACTCTTTGCCCAGATGGATATTAATGATGTGAATAGTTTACAGAAAACAGGAAAAAAAGCGCGATCGCTGATTTTAAATACGCCTTTCCCAGACTCCCTAAAAACAGCAATTACTGAGGCTTACGAAGAACTTTGTCAACGCTACGGGGATGAAACGGATGTAGCAGTGCGTTCCAGCGCTACCGCCGAAGATTTACCCGAAGCCAGTTTTGCTGGGCAACAGGAAACTTATCTCAATATTCATAGCGTACAGGGGGTATTAGAAGCCTGCCATAAATGTTTTGCCTCTTTATTTACCAATCGTGCCATTTCCTATCGAGAAAATAAAGGCTTTGATCACCTTGCCATTGCCCTTTCTGTGGGAGTTCAAAAAATGGTGCGGTCGGATTTAGCCAGTGCCGGGGTTATGTTCTCCATTGATACAGAAACCGGCTTTAAAAATGCTGCTTTGATTACCGCCGCCTATGGATTAGGAGAAAATGTGGTGCAAGGGGCAGTTAATCCTGATGAGTATCTCGTGTTTAAGCCCACTCTCAGCGAAGGCTATCAGCCGATTTTAGATAAACGCCTTGGCACGAAGGGGATGAAAATGATTTATGATACGGGAGGATCGAAACAAACTCATAATGTTGCGGTTTCTCCGCGCGATCGCGCTCAATTTTGCCTCCAAGACGACGAAATCCTGCAATTAGCTCGCTGGGCAATTACCATTGAAGACCATTATTCCAGTTTACGGGGACATCATACCCCCATGGATATTGAATGGGCAAAAGATGGCCTTACTGGAGAAATCTTTATTGTCCAAGCCCGTCCCGAAACTGTCCAATCCCAGAAAGTCGGGAACATCCTGCAAACTTACCAGTTACAAGACCATAGTACCGTCCTAGCCACTGGGCGCAGTGTTGGTTCTACCATTGGACAAGGAAAAGCCCGAGTCATTATTGATGCAAAAAATATTGACCGCTTTCAACCGGGAGAAGTTCTGGTGACGAAACGCACCGATCCCGACTGGGAACCGATTATGAAGCAAGCCAGCGCGATCGTTACCGATCAAGGAGGAAGAACCTGTCACGCTGCTATTATTGCCCGTGAAATGGGAATCCCTGCCATTGTCGGCTGTGGTGATGCAACAAAACTCATTCAATCAGGACAAGAAGTAACAGTCTGCTGTAGCGAGGGAGAAGAAGGGAAAGTTTATGAGGGCTTATTACCCTTCCAAGTGCAAGAAAACTCCTTAGAGGACTTACCGCAAACACACACCCAAATTTTAATGAACATTGGTAATCCTGATCAAGCCTTCTCCTTAGCTGGCATTCCTGCTGATGGGGTGGGATTAGCCCGTCTAGAGTTTATCATTACCAATCATATCAAAGCCCATCCGCTTGCCCTGCTCTACTTTGATCAACTCGAAGATGAACGAGTGCAAGATAAAATCAGCGAACTCACCCGTGGCTATGATTACAAACCAGACTTCTTCGTGGATCAATTAGCACGAGGCGTGGGAATGATTGCCGCAGCCTTTTATCCCAAACCCGTCATTGTGCGGATGTCGGACTTTAAAACCAATGAATATGCCAACCTTCTTGGTGGCAATCAATTTGAACCCAAAGAAGAAAACCCCATGTTAGGCTGGCGTGGTGCATCTCGTTACTGCGATCCCAATTATCGAGAAGCCTTTGCTTTAGAATGTAAGGCACTGAAAAAAGTTCGGGATGAAATGGGCTTAACCAATCTCGTTCCCATGATTCCTTTCTGTCGTACTCCCCAAGAAGGGCGAGACGTAATTGCAGAAATGGCAAAAAATGGCTTAGAACAAGGGGTTAATGGCTTAGAAGTCTATGTCATGTGCGAGTTACCCAGTAATGTCATCTTGGCTGATCAATTCAGTGATGTCTTTGATGGCTTCTCCATTGGTTCTAATGATTTAACCCAATTAACCTTAGGATTAGATCGGGATTCAGGATTAGTCGCTCATTTATTTGATGAACGGGATGAAGCAGTGAAACGAATGGTTAAACTTGCCATCGAAACGGCGAAGAAAAAAGGACGAAAAATTGGCATTTGTGGACAAGCGCCCAGTGATTATCCTGAATTTGCTGAGTTTCTCGTAGAAGCTGGAATTGATTCCATGAGTTTAAATCCTGATTCGGTGTTGCAAACCATTTTGAATATTGCGGAGGTGGAACAGCGCGTTTAA